The proteins below come from a single Tissierella sp. MB52-C2 genomic window:
- a CDS encoding Na+/H+ antiporter NhaC family protein, whose product MDNETKKLEFYGGEWVSFLPFVVFLGMIILTTFHYGSISDGALWVPAFIALVVAFFFAKDKERYSDALISGMASREAIVPIVCWIFAGVFSRILRTSGLATGIAGVAASMGIQGTFFIIISFLASAVFATASGTGFGTIAAGMGVLYPAGIALGAHPALLAGSIISGAAFGDNLAPVSDTTICSATSQGVDVPGVVKSRLKYAIAAGIIVIIGIIIIGSGYKGNISAVESISYDPKTLFMLIPVALTIWIAVKSGDIIIATTIGSVLAGGTAVLLGLMDFIQIDPAADVVKEALIRVSGIGLDRTVDGVIYTGINSMMQVVVLALLLFSSIEIMRAGHGDIKLLNALGKVAKNARSAELVISFMIIILSGLMGLNAPAILAVGASFAKPLGKKHGISPYRIANLLDAQSNTLVYSLPWTPAIIYTIGFAKDSAAPLSAIEVTPYVLYSYGMILVMFVTIIFGIGRYDNMEKHENIK is encoded by the coding sequence ATGGATAATGAAACAAAAAAACTAGAGTTTTATGGCGGAGAATGGGTTTCTTTCCTACCCTTTGTTGTATTTTTAGGTATGATTATACTTACAACATTTCACTATGGCTCCATATCAGATGGTGCTCTCTGGGTACCTGCATTTATTGCATTAGTAGTTGCTTTCTTCTTCGCAAAGGATAAGGAGAGGTACTCTGATGCTTTAATAAGTGGTATGGCTAGTAGAGAGGCCATAGTTCCTATAGTTTGCTGGATCTTCGCAGGAGTATTTTCTAGAATTCTTCGTACATCAGGATTGGCAACTGGCATTGCTGGTGTGGCTGCATCCATGGGAATTCAAGGCACTTTTTTCATAATAATATCATTTTTAGCATCAGCAGTATTTGCCACAGCTTCAGGGACAGGGTTTGGTACTATTGCTGCAGGAATGGGTGTCTTATATCCAGCAGGTATTGCTTTAGGAGCACATCCAGCTCTTTTAGCCGGGTCTATTATCTCTGGCGCTGCTTTTGGTGATAATCTTGCACCAGTTTCTGATACAACTATTTGTTCAGCCACCTCCCAAGGTGTTGATGTTCCCGGTGTAGTTAAGTCTCGTTTAAAATATGCCATTGCCGCAGGGATTATAGTTATTATTGGAATTATCATTATTGGAAGTGGCTATAAAGGAAATATTTCCGCTGTGGAATCTATTTCATATGATCCTAAGACTTTATTCATGCTTATTCCAGTTGCTTTAACAATATGGATTGCTGTTAAATCTGGTGATATTATTATTGCAACCACAATAGGGTCTGTATTAGCGGGTGGCACAGCAGTTTTATTAGGGCTAATGGATTTTATCCAGATAGATCCTGCTGCTGATGTAGTTAAGGAAGCTTTAATTAGGGTATCAGGTATTGGACTTGATAGAACAGTAGACGGTGTTATTTATACAGGTATAAATAGTATGATGCAAGTTGTAGTTTTAGCTCTCTTATTATTTAGTTCCATTGAAATCATGAGGGCGGGTCATGGAGATATAAAATTATTAAATGCTTTAGGAAAAGTGGCTAAAAATGCTAGAAGTGCTGAATTAGTTATAAGCTTTATGATTATAATACTTTCTGGCTTAATGGGTCTAAATGCTCCTGCAATACTAGCAGTAGGTGCTTCTTTTGCCAAACCCCTTGGAAAGAAACATGGTATTAGTCCCTATCGTATAGCAAACCTTTTGGATGCTCAGTCTAATACATTAGTTTATTCTCTGCCTTGGACTCCTGCCATAATTTATACCATAGGTTTTGCAAAAGATAGTGCA
- a CDS encoding DUF308 domain-containing protein has translation MNIKALKIKNIDVYSMTFSGVLYLGLGVVFLTQKETVTLAVKSMLNILAILFTITAIFQIIGFTPIKKKRLNSISRLFGFVTNLIMASTLYFKPTFVLSIFPISFGIYAFFSGIIRLLIYMQYRKNKVERRFFIVVVAIILILFGMIIIVHPLASILSIYSIIGVFFIIYGISFIIDALLDGLSIEMKNSFKRRIRINLPVFMVAFIPHKILMKINKALETEEINEENLIILKEDTDFDLEVLIHVGDKGISAFGHVDIWFEGKVMTYGSYDEDTYKLAGLISDGVLMEIFNKEKYIEFSQKHMGKTLFGFGLKLNEGQKKRVRDKIEDIHKNLYEWYPKSKTDEELGIIPEIPCKDYASMVYEKLKGKFYKFIKGPFKTYFALNTNCVLLADTIVGQTGIDLVKIQGLISPGAYFEFFNREFLRKNSFVISRTIYHKDDKLEKE, from the coding sequence ATGAATATAAAGGCATTGAAAATAAAGAATATTGATGTTTACTCCATGACCTTTTCAGGCGTTTTATATCTAGGGCTTGGAGTAGTGTTTTTAACCCAGAAAGAGACTGTCACATTGGCAGTAAAGAGTATGTTAAATATACTTGCCATACTTTTTACTATAACTGCAATTTTTCAAATTATAGGTTTTACTCCTATTAAGAAAAAGAGGCTTAATTCAATATCTAGGCTCTTTGGATTTGTGACTAACTTAATTATGGCTTCTACTCTCTATTTTAAGCCTACATTTGTTCTTTCGATTTTTCCAATATCTTTTGGGATTTATGCTTTTTTTAGTGGGATAATTAGACTCTTAATTTATATGCAATATAGGAAAAATAAAGTAGAGAGAAGGTTTTTTATTGTAGTGGTAGCTATAATCTTGATACTCTTTGGAATGATTATAATAGTACATCCTTTAGCATCAATTTTGTCCATTTATAGTATAATTGGAGTATTTTTCATTATCTATGGAATTTCATTTATCATAGATGCTCTATTGGATGGATTATCTATAGAGATGAAAAATTCTTTTAAAAGAAGAATTAGAATTAATCTGCCTGTGTTTATGGTTGCATTTATTCCCCATAAGATTTTAATGAAAATTAATAAAGCCTTGGAAACGGAAGAAATAAATGAAGAAAACTTAATTATATTAAAAGAAGATACTGATTTTGATTTAGAAGTTTTAATACATGTAGGAGATAAAGGTATTTCTGCTTTTGGCCATGTGGACATTTGGTTTGAAGGCAAGGTCATGACTTATGGCAGCTATGATGAAGATACATATAAGCTAGCTGGGCTTATATCAGATGGAGTTCTGATGGAAATCTTTAATAAGGAAAAGTATATAGAATTTTCTCAAAAACATATGGGAAAAACTTTATTTGGATTTGGTTTAAAACTTAATGAAGGTCAAAAGAAAAGAGTAAGAGACAAAATAGAAGATATTCATAAAAACTTATATGAATGGTATCCTAAAAGTAAAACTGATGAAGAATTAGGGATAATACCTGAAATTCCCTGTAAAGATTATGCAAGTATGGTGTATGAAAAACTAAAGGGTAAGTTCTATAAATTTATAAAAGGCCCATTTAAAACGTATTTTGCCTTAAATACAAATTGCGTTCTTTTAGCAGATACCATAGTTGGACAAACAGGAATAGATTTAGTAAAAATCCAAGGACTTATTTCACCAGGAGCTTATTTTGAGTTTTTTAATAGAGAATTTCTGCGAAAAAATAGTTTTGTAATATCTAGAACCATATACCATAAAGATGATAAGTTAGAGAAAGAATAG